From the genome of Pseudomonas sp. FP453:
CCCATGCGCCAGAGGTCGGCGAGTTGCCGCTGGAGCATTTCGCCAACCTGCGCCAGCAGGTGCTGGAGCGCGATCCCGAGCTGAAACACCGCATCAGTATCCTGCGTCAGCGGGTGTTGACCCACGCCTTTGAAGAAGCCGGTTATCCACAACCCGAGGCCACGCAAATGGCCGATGTGTGCTTTGAAGCCTTCATCCATGCACGCCATCAGCTCACCCCGTTCCCTGAAGCCGTGCCGATGTTGCAAGCGCTGCGCCAGCACTTCCTGCTGGGCGTGATCACCAACGGCAATGCCGATGTGCAGCGCGTCGGCCTGGCCGATTACTTCCACTTTGCCCTGCGCGCCGAAGACATCGGCATCGCCAAGCCGGATGCGCGATTGTTCCAGGAGGCGATGAAGCGCGGCGGCGTGGAGGCCAGTGCGGCGGTGCATATTGGTGATCATCCGGGGGATGACATTGCCGGGGCGCAACAGGCGGGGCTGCGGGCGGTGTGGTTTAACCCGGCGGGCAAGGTGTGGGATGGGGAAAAAAACCCTGATGCACAGATTCGCAACTTGGCTGAACTTCCAGCGCTCCTCAAAAGCTGGAACTAACACCGGGCCCAATGTGGGAGCTGGCTTGCCTGCGATAGCGG
Proteins encoded in this window:
- a CDS encoding HAD family hydrolase; its protein translation is MSIKLITFDLDDTLWDNVPVIISAEASMREWLATHAPEVGELPLEHFANLRQQVLERDPELKHRISILRQRVLTHAFEEAGYPQPEATQMADVCFEAFIHARHQLTPFPEAVPMLQALRQHFLLGVITNGNADVQRVGLADYFHFALRAEDIGIAKPDARLFQEAMKRGGVEASAAVHIGDHPGDDIAGAQQAGLRAVWFNPAGKVWDGEKNPDAQIRNLAELPALLKSWN